One window of the Clostridiisalibacter paucivorans DSM 22131 genome contains the following:
- a CDS encoding transporter substrate-binding domain-containing protein: MKKRAAIYLLILFLIMIVLFNQLTKIKYDLNLYEYYIQSKPITENEFKIIEDRGTIIFTSDENAPPLSYIEEENNQYRGLVIDYASALSVEMGADIIFKPSVWENALNGLKNGEADIVDIFVSDERKLAYSFSKPIYQLKGVVLVASKNNSIEEISDLFGHTVAIQRGDYAREHIDKHFPQINYILTDDIEESIFLLRKGIVNGVIGDEPVINYFVLKMNLKDETHLIYPYIYEQDVVLAVRKADSHLLNIFNKAILNLKKIDYVTKIQQRWFGISTPIEKTILTDNMFIGGILFIVIVAAIVLVMLILIEILKEEISSRNSEIRKSKEELETTFNALNQLVVVLDEYGIILNCNKPFLKLIGSDKSKVIGTHYLTFPILNLIEQEINTFFNKDNDIKNMEIPMDNRTYSFSVFSMDFVTDNTYKLLIVIEDITDFRIIEGRLAQRNKMEAIGQLAAGVAHEIRNPLGLIHTYGYLMKENNLNQEDIKSLEIIEESVGRIDHIITNLLNFSRLTDDYEQKIFIKDMIINIVELEQIQLEIGSIKFDVKCDELLTIHSNRESLKHILINTIENAIHAIEQDGVIEIICYPKDNGVNIIIKDNGIGINEENLKNIFNPFFTTKQNKDGTGLGLYVVYNEVQKLGGEIQVESSIGLGTTFTIYLPERMKIDG, encoded by the coding sequence ATGAAAAAAAGAGCTGCTATTTATTTATTGATATTATTTTTAATTATGATTGTGTTATTTAACCAGCTAACAAAAATAAAATATGATTTAAATTTATATGAATACTATATTCAGTCTAAGCCAATAACAGAAAATGAGTTTAAAATTATTGAAGACAGGGGTACGATTATTTTTACTTCTGATGAAAATGCCCCACCTCTCTCATATATAGAGGAAGAAAATAATCAATACAGGGGTTTAGTAATTGATTATGCATCAGCTCTTTCTGTAGAGATGGGAGCAGATATTATTTTTAAACCATCGGTATGGGAAAATGCATTAAATGGTTTAAAAAATGGGGAAGCAGATATTGTCGATATATTTGTTAGTGATGAGAGAAAGTTAGCATATAGTTTTTCAAAACCGATTTATCAGCTTAAAGGTGTAGTATTGGTAGCTAGTAAGAATAATTCCATAGAAGAGATTTCTGATTTATTTGGACATACAGTTGCTATACAAAGAGGAGATTATGCTAGAGAGCATATTGATAAACATTTTCCTCAAATAAATTACATATTAACTGATGATATTGAAGAGTCTATTTTTTTATTAAGAAAGGGTATTGTCAATGGAGTAATAGGAGACGAGCCTGTAATTAATTATTTTGTACTTAAAATGAATCTAAAAGATGAAACACATTTAATCTATCCATACATATATGAGCAAGACGTAGTTTTAGCTGTTAGAAAGGCGGATTCACATCTATTAAATATCTTCAATAAGGCTATATTAAATTTAAAGAAGATAGATTATGTTACCAAAATACAACAGAGATGGTTTGGAATTTCTACCCCAATTGAAAAAACCATATTGACAGATAATATGTTCATAGGGGGTATATTATTTATTGTAATAGTAGCTGCTATTGTATTAGTTATGTTAATTTTAATTGAGATATTAAAGGAAGAGATTAGTAGTAGAAATAGTGAGATTAGAAAGAGTAAAGAAGAGCTGGAAACTACATTTAATGCTTTAAATCAATTAGTTGTAGTTTTAGATGAATATGGAATCATATTGAATTGTAATAAGCCCTTTTTAAAATTAATCGGTTCCGACAAGTCAAAGGTAATAGGTACCCACTATTTAACATTTCCAATACTTAATTTAATAGAACAGGAAATCAATACTTTTTTTAATAAGGATAATGATATTAAAAATATGGAGATTCCTATGGATAATAGGACTTATAGCTTTAGTGTGTTTTCTATGGATTTTGTTACTGATAATACATATAAACTGTTAATTGTGATAGAAGATATAACTGATTTTAGAATAATAGAGGGCAGATTGGCACAAAGAAATAAGATGGAGGCAATTGGTCAACTGGCGGCAGGGGTAGCCCATGAGATAAGAAATCCCCTTGGGTTAATACATACATATGGTTATTTAATGAAAGAGAATAATTTAAATCAAGAAGATATTAAATCATTGGAAATAATTGAAGAATCAGTGGGTAGGATTGATCATATCATAACAAATCTATTGAATTTTTCTAGGTTGACAGATGATTATGAACAGAAAATATTTATAAAGGATATGATTATAAATATTGTTGAATTGGAGCAGATTCAATTAGAGATAGGAAGTATAAAGTTTGATGTTAAATGTGATGAGTTATTAACGATACATTCAAATAGAGAATCATTAAAGCATATATTAATTAACACAATTGAAAATGCTATACATGCTATTGAACAGGATGGAGTAATAGAAATAATTTGTTACCCAAAAGATAATGGTGTTAATATCATAATTAAAGATAATGGTATTGGTATAAATGAAGAAAATCTTAAGAATATATTCAATCCATTTTTTACTACAAAACAAAATAAAGATGGAACAGGATTAGGGCTTTATGTAGTTTATAATGAAGTTCAAAAATTAGGGGGTGAAATCCAAGTAGAAAGTAGTATTGGCTTAGGAACTACATTTACTATTTATTTACCAGAGAGGATGAAAATAGATGGCTAA
- a CDS encoding sigma-54-dependent transcriptional regulator — protein MAKDFTILVVDDEVRYQEVYKILLTKKGYNVKSCSSGEEAMKLLEHEEIDLVLTDLKMKNMTGLKLLEEVKEKFKDIEVIVITGYGTIESAVEAMKKGAFSYYIKSHNPETLLLEIDKLVRIKVLEKENSILKKMQKNGKFLLETKNEKFQEVIHIAQKAALSNSSILILGESGTGKEVLARYIHNISLRRDNNFVAVNCHVFSDGLLESELFGHEKAAFTGATEKRIGRFEEADGGTLFLDEIGDMPINTQIKLLRAIDTKSIERIGSNRNIPIDLRFISATNRDIKDAIYKNHLREDLLYRVNTITINIPPLRERKEDLPKLIEFFIGKTENELKKKVKTIDDDVLFFLNKYEYPGNIRELKNIIERLVVLSEDGVIKKDYLPMGKIHTYRDLNQKKLMGKSLKEARKIFEAFYINEIFKESKRNVSVTAKKLGITTRHLSNKINEYKIRK, from the coding sequence ATGGCTAAAGATTTTACTATTTTAGTAGTAGATGATGAAGTTCGCTATCAAGAGGTCTATAAAATTTTATTAACAAAAAAGGGATACAATGTGAAGTCTTGTAGTTCTGGAGAAGAGGCAATGAAATTATTAGAACATGAAGAAATTGATCTTGTATTAACAGATTTGAAAATGAAAAATATGACAGGCCTAAAACTTTTGGAAGAAGTCAAAGAGAAATTCAAAGACATAGAAGTCATTGTAATAACGGGATATGGGACTATTGAAAGTGCAGTTGAAGCAATGAAAAAGGGTGCATTTAGCTATTATATAAAAAGTCATAATCCAGAAACATTGTTGTTAGAGATAGATAAATTAGTACGGATTAAAGTTCTGGAGAAAGAAAATAGTATACTTAAAAAGATGCAAAAGAATGGTAAATTTTTATTAGAGACTAAAAATGAGAAATTTCAAGAAGTCATACATATTGCACAAAAAGCAGCATTAAGTAATAGCAGTATTTTGATTTTAGGGGAGTCTGGAACAGGTAAAGAAGTTCTAGCTAGGTATATTCACAATATAAGCTTAAGACGTGATAATAATTTTGTTGCTGTTAATTGTCATGTCTTTTCTGATGGATTACTGGAATCAGAATTATTTGGACATGAAAAAGCAGCATTTACTGGAGCAACAGAAAAAAGAATAGGAAGATTTGAAGAAGCCGATGGAGGCACATTATTTTTAGATGAAATAGGGGATATGCCTATAAATACTCAAATAAAATTGTTAAGGGCAATTGATACAAAATCTATTGAAAGAATAGGAAGCAATAGGAACATACCTATAGATTTGAGATTTATTTCAGCCACAAATAGAGATATAAAAGATGCTATTTATAAAAATCATTTAAGAGAAGATTTGTTGTATAGGGTTAATACTATTACAATAAATATTCCGCCTCTAAGGGAAAGAAAAGAAGACTTACCTAAACTAATAGAGTTTTTTATTGGTAAAACTGAAAATGAATTGAAAAAGAAGGTAAAGACTATTGATGATGATGTATTATTTTTTCTTAATAAATATGAATATCCTGGAAATATTCGTGAATTAAAGAATATTATAGAAAGGCTTGTAGTATTATCTGAAGATGGGGTTATAAAAAAAGATTATTTGCCAATGGGTAAAATACATACTTATAGAGATTTAAATCAAAAAAAATTAATGGGTAAATCATTGAAGGAAGCTAGGAAAATATTTGAAGCATTTTATATTAATGAAATATTTAAAGAAAGTAAGAGGAACGTATCTGTCACTGCCAAAAAATTGGGTATAACAACACGTCATTTGTCTAACAAAATTAATGAATATAAAATAAGAAAATAA
- the thiC gene encoding phosphomethylpyrimidine synthase ThiC, with protein sequence MNYTTQMDAAKKGIITKEMEVVAQKEKIDTQKLMKLVADGKVVIPANKNHKSLDAEGIGEGLKTKINVNLGISKDCYNVDAEMEKVKVALDMNAEAIMDLSSYGKTQEFRQKLVDMSTAVVGTVPVYDAVGFYDKELSDITSEEFLKVVERHAKDGVDFITVHAGMNRETAKVFKRNPRLTNIVSRGGSLMYAWMELNNKENPFFEYYDEMLDICAKYDVTLSLGDACRPGSINDSTDASQVKELMILGELTLRAWEKNVQVMIEGPGHLAIDEIKSNMILEKKLCHGAPFYVLGPIVTDIAPGYDHITSAIGGAIAASTGADFLCYVTPAEHLRLPTLDDMKEGIIATKIAAHTADIAKNVNGARQWDYDMSKARQELDWDTMFKLAIDSEKPKKYRMESMPLHEDSCTMCGKMCSMRNMNKIKEGKDLNILREDD encoded by the coding sequence ATGAATTATACAACTCAAATGGATGCTGCTAAAAAGGGTATTATAACTAAAGAAATGGAAGTAGTGGCACAAAAAGAAAAAATTGATACTCAAAAGCTAATGAAATTAGTTGCCGATGGAAAAGTAGTTATACCAGCAAATAAAAATCATAAATCTTTAGATGCCGAAGGTATAGGGGAAGGATTGAAGACAAAGATAAATGTGAATCTAGGAATTTCTAAAGATTGTTACAATGTAGATGCAGAGATGGAAAAGGTAAAAGTAGCATTAGACATGAATGCAGAAGCAATAATGGATTTAAGTTCATATGGTAAGACCCAGGAGTTTAGACAAAAGCTAGTTGATATGTCTACAGCTGTTGTAGGAACTGTACCTGTATATGATGCTGTGGGATTTTATGATAAGGAACTCAGTGATATAACCTCAGAAGAATTTCTAAAGGTTGTGGAAAGACATGCCAAAGATGGTGTAGATTTTATCACTGTCCATGCAGGAATGAATAGAGAAACTGCTAAGGTCTTCAAAAGAAATCCTAGACTTACTAATATAGTCTCTAGAGGTGGATCATTGATGTACGCATGGATGGAATTAAATAATAAGGAAAATCCATTCTTTGAATACTACGATGAAATGTTAGATATCTGTGCCAAATATGATGTAACATTAAGTTTAGGTGATGCATGTAGACCTGGTAGTATAAATGATTCCACCGATGCAAGCCAAGTAAAAGAATTGATGATATTGGGTGAACTCACTTTAAGGGCTTGGGAAAAAAATGTGCAAGTCATGATAGAAGGTCCAGGACATCTGGCTATAGATGAAATAAAATCAAATATGATTCTAGAGAAAAAACTTTGTCATGGAGCACCTTTTTATGTATTAGGTCCAATAGTTACCGACATTGCCCCTGGATATGACCACATAACCAGTGCAATTGGTGGAGCAATTGCAGCTAGTACTGGAGCTGACTTTCTATGTTATGTTACACCAGCAGAGCATCTTAGATTACCTACACTTGATGATATGAAAGAAGGTATTATTGCTACAAAAATTGCTGCTCATACTGCAGACATTGCCAAAAATGTAAACGGTGCAAGACAATGGGACTATGATATGAGTAAAGCAAGACAAGAATTGGACTGGGATACAATGTTCAAATTAGCTATAGATTCTGAAAAACCTAAAAAATATAGAATGGAATCCATGCCACTACATGAAGATAGTTGTACTATGTGTGGAAAAATGTGTTCAATGAGAAATATGAATAAAATAAAAGAAGGAAAAGATTTAAATATTTTGAGAGAAGATGATTAG
- a CDS encoding helix-turn-helix domain-containing protein, with protein MFSREIFSKRVKMLRLSHNLSQIELAKIVGFSYSSAIGDIERGRRTTPIDKIVALADYFDVSVDYLIGRTDNPKLNK; from the coding sequence ATGTTTTCAAGAGAAATATTTTCTAAACGAGTTAAAATGTTGAGATTATCTCACAATCTTAGTCAAATTGAGCTTGCAAAAATTGTTGGTTTTTCATACAGCAGTGCAATTGGAGACATTGAAAGAGGTAGGAGAACAACTCCTATAGATAAAATAGTAGCATTGGCAGACTATTTTGATGTATCTGTTGATTACCTAATAGGTAGAACCGATAATCCAAAGCTCAATAAGTAA
- a CDS encoding sigma-54 interaction domain-containing protein, whose translation MGIDMKNISSYIIETIDIGIRVINIEGLIIYCNSKMAKIIGLNENEICGKHILELHEDLEEKSSTLLNCVKTGNSINNKIKIRFNNKGEMIYLVSTNIPIFKDGKIIGAIEYVKTEDSFGDLFSYLLRDAKKEMKIKSRLDLKSSYSYNFSDFLTVEKEMTFLIEKISHMALYDYNVLIFGETGTGKEIIAQSIHNKSPRKNKPFIAQNCAAIPENLLESIFFGTEVGSFTGAVQKIGLFEQADGGTLLLDELNSLPIFLQAKLLRVLEEGCIRRVGGKRDIYVNVRIIGTTNENPETLMRDKKLREDLFYRLGPIYINIPPLRDRKSDIDYLTRIFIKRESKRIKIKEPNISVKVKDFFRKYPWPGNVRELKNVVNYLLLNSLFVDPINLEHLPHYMKKNMMNIKVKDYDDLDYNKRMLEFEKSIISEALEITKGNISEASKILGIKRQTLQYRIKKMGL comes from the coding sequence TTGGGAATAGATATGAAAAATATTTCCTCTTACATAATAGAAACGATAGATATTGGTATAAGGGTTATTAATATAGAAGGATTAATCATTTATTGTAATAGTAAAATGGCTAAAATAATAGGTTTAAATGAGAATGAAATATGTGGGAAGCATATATTGGAATTACACGAAGACTTAGAAGAAAAATCAAGTACACTGCTTAATTGTGTAAAAACAGGTAATAGTATAAATAATAAAATAAAAATTCGATTTAATAATAAAGGAGAAATGATTTATTTAGTTAGTACCAATATCCCAATATTTAAGGATGGAAAAATTATTGGAGCAATAGAATATGTTAAAACGGAAGATTCTTTTGGAGATTTGTTTTCTTATCTTTTGCGGGACGCTAAAAAAGAAATGAAAATAAAAAGTCGTCTTGATTTGAAAAGTTCATATAGCTATAATTTCAGCGATTTTTTAACTGTAGAAAAGGAAATGACTTTTTTAATAGAAAAGATTAGTCATATGGCTCTTTATGATTATAATGTTTTAATTTTTGGAGAAACAGGAACAGGAAAAGAAATAATAGCCCAGAGTATACATAATAAAAGTCCTAGAAAAAATAAGCCTTTTATAGCACAGAATTGTGCAGCTATCCCAGAAAATTTATTGGAATCTATTTTTTTTGGAACAGAGGTAGGAAGTTTTACTGGTGCAGTTCAAAAAATAGGATTATTTGAGCAGGCTGATGGAGGTACATTATTACTAGATGAATTAAATTCTTTGCCTATATTTTTGCAAGCAAAACTTTTAAGAGTCTTAGAAGAAGGTTGCATTAGAAGGGTAGGAGGAAAAAGAGACATTTATGTAAATGTTAGAATTATTGGTACTACTAATGAAAATCCTGAAACTTTAATGAGAGACAAAAAATTGAGAGAAGATTTATTTTATAGATTGGGTCCTATATATATAAATATCCCCCCTTTGCGTGATAGAAAATCAGATATAGATTATTTAACTAGAATTTTTATAAAAAGAGAAAGTAAAAGAATCAAGATTAAGGAACCAAATATTTCAGTTAAAGTTAAAGATTTTTTTAGAAAATATCCTTGGCCAGGAAATGTAAGGGAGTTAAAAAATGTAGTTAATTATCTATTATTAAATTCTCTATTTGTTGATCCAATTAATTTAGAACATTTACCACATTATATGAAAAAAAATATGATGAATATTAAAGTGAAAGACTATGATGATTTGGATTATAATAAAAGAATGCTTGAATTTGAAAAGTCAATAATATCAGAGGCTTTAGAAATTACAAAAGGAAATATATCGGAGGCTTCAAAGATATTAGGAATAAAAAGGCAAACATTACAATATAGAATAAAAAAGATGGGACTTTAA
- a CDS encoding alanine/glycine:cation symporter family protein, with protein sequence MDVVYAVNDWLNGIVWGPYMIALLVGTGIFLSFKLGFFQLINFKHIFKNTLVKSFSKGDAEEGDISSGQAGFTSIAAVVGTGNIAGVATAISIGGPGALFWMWVAAIFGMATKFAEVTLGIHFREKRANGAYAGGAMYYIEKGLGKKWLATFFSIMVIISYFIIGAIVDTNTIAMSLQEQWGIKPIITGVVFAILAGIVILGGIKRIGEVCQFLTPFMGGIYIITGLAVLILNIDKIPNAFIQIFYTAFNPVSATGGFAGATITRMITIGTARGLFSNEAGMGSSPIIHSSAQVNHPVEQGIWGTIEVFVDTLIIGTITGLAIVISGEWVTGVSGPALTMRAFSKTLPGNIGSYVVLISAILFGYSCLISANYYCERAGDYLFGYKAIKPIRILWIIFIVIGSLGGLEFVWGLADTANGLMAIPNLISLLLLNGIVVKLKREYFENK encoded by the coding sequence ATGGATGTAGTATATGCAGTTAATGATTGGTTAAATGGCATTGTCTGGGGGCCATATATGATTGCTTTATTGGTGGGGACTGGGATCTTTTTAAGTTTTAAACTAGGATTTTTCCAGTTGATTAATTTTAAGCACATTTTTAAAAACACATTGGTAAAATCATTTTCAAAGGGGGATGCTGAAGAAGGAGATATATCATCGGGGCAGGCAGGATTTACTTCAATTGCCGCTGTTGTTGGCACTGGAAATATTGCGGGTGTTGCTACTGCAATATCTATTGGGGGACCTGGTGCTTTATTTTGGATGTGGGTAGCAGCAATTTTTGGAATGGCTACAAAATTTGCTGAAGTTACCCTTGGAATTCACTTCAGAGAAAAAAGGGCAAATGGAGCTTATGCTGGTGGAGCTATGTATTATATTGAAAAAGGGTTAGGGAAAAAATGGCTAGCAACTTTTTTTAGTATTATGGTTATTATTTCTTATTTCATAATAGGAGCTATTGTTGACACTAATACTATTGCTATGTCATTGCAGGAACAGTGGGGAATTAAACCAATTATTACAGGGGTTGTTTTTGCTATATTAGCAGGGATTGTTATTTTAGGTGGCATTAAAAGAATTGGAGAAGTGTGTCAGTTCCTAACTCCTTTCATGGGAGGTATATATATAATCACTGGATTAGCTGTATTGATATTAAATATTGACAAGATTCCCAATGCATTTATTCAAATATTTTATACTGCATTTAACCCAGTTTCTGCAACTGGTGGATTTGCTGGTGCTACTATTACTAGAATGATAACAATTGGTACAGCCAGGGGACTGTTTTCTAATGAGGCTGGTATGGGTAGCTCTCCTATTATTCATAGTAGTGCTCAAGTTAATCATCCAGTAGAGCAGGGCATATGGGGGACAATAGAGGTCTTTGTAGATACATTAATAATTGGAACAATTACTGGATTAGCAATAGTAATATCTGGGGAATGGGTTACAGGTGTATCAGGGCCTGCATTGACTATGCGAGCATTTTCTAAAACTTTGCCTGGAAATATAGGTAGTTATGTTGTATTAATATCTGCTATTTTATTTGGATATTCTTGTTTAATATCTGCCAACTATTATTGTGAAAGGGCAGGTGACTATTTATTTGGATATAAAGCAATTAAACCAATTAGGATCCTATGGATAATTTTTATAGTTATAGGTTCTTTAGGAGGGTTAGAATTTGTATGGGGATTAGCAGATACTGCAAATGGTCTAATGGCAATTCCAAACCTTATTTCTTTACTATTATTAAATGGAATTGTTGTTAAATTGAAAAGAGAGTATTTTGAAAATAAATAA
- a CDS encoding FUSC family protein: protein MEKFTLDKDKKTTFIGMRVVKTVIAVYICFLISFIRKSPPFYSAIAAILCMQNTHANSLKVGKNRMIGTMIGGFYGFIAILLADFINIKLFSYIYYLTLCFFLVPIIYTNVYCKTAKSTYISCVVFLSITVSHGGDISPIFFGLNRIIDTLIGIIVSLLINKIYSSKD from the coding sequence ATGGAAAAGTTCACACTAGACAAGGACAAAAAAACAACATTTATAGGTATGCGAGTTGTTAAGACAGTTATTGCAGTATATATATGTTTTTTGATAAGTTTTATTAGGAAATCACCACCTTTTTATTCTGCTATAGCTGCAATACTTTGTATGCAGAATACTCATGCCAATAGTCTAAAAGTAGGTAAAAATAGAATGATTGGCACAATGATTGGTGGGTTCTATGGATTTATAGCTATTTTATTGGCTGATTTTATTAATATTAAATTATTTAGTTACATATACTATTTGACATTGTGTTTTTTCTTGGTCCCAATAATATATACAAATGTATATTGCAAAACTGCAAAGTCAACTTATATTAGTTGTGTGGTTTTTTTAAGTATAACAGTGTCTCATGGTGGGGATATTTCTCCCATATTTTTTGGACTAAACAGGATAATTGATACATTAATAGGTATAATTGTTTCCCTTTTAATAAATAAAATTTATTCATCTAAAGATTAG